One genomic region from Epinephelus fuscoguttatus linkage group LG6, E.fuscoguttatus.final_Chr_v1 encodes:
- the rab11fip1a gene encoding rab11 family-interacting protein 1 isoform X2, which produces MSLAEQSQQWFPTSVQVTVHQARDLRAKGKNGTNDAYAIIQVAKDKFSTSVAEKSAAPVWKEEASFDLPLFHPSNSERCTLYIIVMHRAQVGLDKFLGQAVVNLLDLHDNKSRKKTDWFKLVDKSGKEDKARGEVLLDIQFMRNNMSASMFDLSMQDKPRSRISKFKDKVRGKKKDGFSDSASAIVPSVSKVLTDSEGEADAQSLNQSPGVKKKSKLKTLFAPKSNLQRNVSQSMSTLGTLPEKNSSLSGSRSSGLNVDTPEVKKKFKFLGHKRTGSSDSKVSQGPFSLLSRSKQSNSDLNNLCINGSHVYAEETESKSGSTLSLNSSGQGSVEDVRKHASDASADSFISIPVPSYEEESVDRAIMEKQRHQEEEERRQAEAKRLEEEEKYRAEAKRLQEEEERRLREEQERKRRFLEDEARRKKQREEEEEERRKQEEERRMLEAAENQRLEEERRRAEEQKRQEEASMSDRLTSLFGMIRKKEEKKEEEVQQQPKEELPTKPPRNNSGDPDEPISHRSTNPFEDIPLSSDPPVSTNKSPADNQKTSRNPQTPSAMVFLNRNAKVSAVKPRLTQSLESEPADCQTPSQLSPSPATPESTFSSVPSESPETFSSLHLSLAPPTISQSPSGSPRGSVEDLSSVGSSPTMAEKKRRAPVPSSYLVHGTQTGGRELTNPAYVEADGPQQGRKPSVPLPDYESLFPQKRHGVQGHTRWDHIIAEVNQKHRDSTEMSVDGPEEHGPNIRSSLPQDSAAMRSFYQTQPLEAKPMSSKKTAAPAPPKLVAPPLPQKVGNASQRQSQNTALQPPMRRSLPAVPGPENTDASSRESLSVMSRDGARKMLHPSPTPRPNSQMDWDNTPRSDQREVQVTADKEAPTAKPRQRASGKEPVQQEDLAGTPAVSNSHIQTSSSHISSMNTNNRQAKDNFEFDPFPITELLPKDPWAKPKQNQEVDGLFTGSVKKEQKVEDRGMTPDDLDQIFNQEKQTDPFADFNGSDSNKHSDSRKKDEDSKPDSPAFQRRNSQRRVKQNPPSTTHSDNKPSMPQQQPAPKAETTTTTAYRAVSARGVRNEPVTPKLPADVKTQGKSYGGEDQFGAEPFTSALIESLPVVMEEPASQAGGLSGGKAPLRAWVLPSDTQPVSAQNSNGGGLALTPRRPHPVKPMSSESQQPISTPAMKEIKVADSVESGPYTQLTQEELITLVVRQQADLSRKDSKIVELEEYIDNLLVRVIDESPNILQSLNSKPV; this is translated from the exons ATGTCTCTGGCCGAGCAAAGCCAGCAGTGGTTCCCTACCAGTGTCCAGGTAACGGTGCATCAGGCTCGGGACCTGCGTGCCAAGGGCAAGAATGGCACCAACGACGCTTATGCCATCATCCAGGTGGCCAAAGACAAGTTTTCTACCTCTGTCGCAGAGAAAAGTGCCGCTCCTGTGTGGAAAGAGGAGGCTTCATTTGACCTGCCGCTGTTCCACCCGAGCAACTCTGAACGCTGCACGCTGTATATCATAGTCATGCACCGTGCTCAGGTGGGGCTCGACAAGTTCTTGGGTCAGGCTGTGGTGAACTTACTGGATCTCCATGACAACAAGTCTCGCAAAAAGACAGA TTGGTTCAAGCTGGTGGACAAGAGTGGAAAAGAGGACAAGGCGCGAGGGGAGGTGCTGCTAGATATCCAATTTATGAGAAACAACATGTCAGCTAGCATGTTTGACCTTTCTATGCAGGACAAACCGCGCTCCCGCATCTCCAAGTTCAAGGACAAAGTCCGTGGAAAGAAAAAGGACGGCTTCTCTGACTCTGCTTCAGCTATTGTTCCCTCTGTCAGCAAGGTCCTCACAGACAGCGAGGGGGAGGCTGATGCACAGTCACTCAATCAGTCTCCAGGAgtgaaaaagaaatcaaaactcAAAACCCTCTTCGCCCCCAAATCAAACTTGCAGCGTAACGTGTCACAGTCCATGTCTACACTGGGGACTCTTCCGGAGAAGAACTCATCACTCAGTGGCAGCAGATCATCTGGCCTCAATGTAGACACTCCTGAAG TTAAAAAGAAATTCAAATTCCTGGGACACAAGCGAACAGGCAGCTCTGACAGCAAGGTCTCTCAGGGTCCTTTCTCCCTACTGAGTCGCTCCAAGCAGAGCAACAGTGACCTGAACAATCTGTGCATCAATGGCAGCCATGTGTACGCAGAAGAGACAGAGTCCAAGAGTGGATCTACTCTCAGTCTGAACAGCTCAGGCCAAGGATCTGTGGAGGATGTCCGCAAACACGCCTCAGACGCCTCTGCAGATTCCTTTATAAGTATACCTGTGCCCTCCTACGAGGAGGAGTCTGTAGATAGGGCAATAATGGAGAAACAGCGCCatcaagaggaggaggagagaaggcaggcaGAGGCCAAGAggctggaggaagaggagaaataCAGGGCAGAGGCAAAGAGActacaggaggaagaggagcgcAGACTCCGAGAGgaacaggagaggaagaggcgcTTCCTTGAGGATGAAgcaaggaggaagaaacagagagaggaggaagaagaagagaggagaaaacaagAGGAAGAACGCAGGATGCTGGAGGCAGCAGAAAACCAGAGGCTTGAGGAGGAACGTCGCAGAGCCGAGGAGCAGAAACGACAGGAGGAGGCCTCCATGAGCGACAGGTTGACGTCCCTGTTTGGAATGATcagaaagaaggaggagaagaaggaggaggaggtacaGCAACAACCTAAAGAGGAACTGCCCACAAAACCTCCACGCAACAACTCAGGAGATCCTGATGAACCCATCTCCCACCGCTCCACCAACCCGTTTGAAGACATTCCCCTCAGCTCAGATCCTCCAGTCAGCACTAATAAAAGCCCAGCTGATAATCAGAAAACCAGCCGTAACCCACAAACTCCCTCCGCCATGGTCTTCCTCAACCGCAATGCTAAAGTGTCTGCAGTCAAACCCAG ATTAACTCAGTCTCTGGAGTCTGAACCTGCTGACTGCCAAACCCCCAGTCAGCTGAGTCCTTCCCCAGCCACCCCTGAGTCCACCTTCTCTAGTGTCCCATCTGAGTCCCCTGAAACTTTCTCCAGTCTCCACCTGTCCCTGGCTCCACCAACTATAAGCCAAAGCCCATCTGGTTCACCTCGTGGCAGCGTAGAGGATTTGTCCTCTGTGGGATCTTCACCCACCATGGctgaaaagaagagaagagcCCCTGTGCCATCCTCGTATCTAGTACATGGGACCCAAACTGGAGGCAGGGAGCTAACAAACCCTGCATACGTAGAGGCAGATGGACCACAGCAAGGCAGAAAACCTTCTGTACCACTTCCTGATTATGAATCACTTTTTCCTCAAAAGAGACACGGCGTGCAAGGGCACACTCGATGGGACCATATAATCGCTGAGGTCAATCAAAAACACCGGGACAGTACAGAGATGAGTGTTGATGGTCCAGAAGAGCATGGACCTAATATTAGGTCTTCACTTCCACAGGACAGTGCTGCTATGAGGAGTTTTTATCAAACGCAACCACTGGAGGCCAAACCTATGTCGTCAAAAAAAACAGCGGCCCCAGCTCCCCCTAAATTAGTTGCACCACCACTCCCCCAAAAAGTAGGCAATGCCAGTCAGAGACAGAGCCAGAATACTGCTCTCCAGCCTCCCATGAGGCGTAGTCTGCCTGCAGTCCCAGGACCTgaaaacactgatgcttcaaGCAGAGAAAGTCTGTCAGTGATGTCCAGGGATGGAGCAAGGAAGATGTTGCACCCATCACCTACACCAAGACCCAATAGCCAAATGGACTGGGATAACACACCACGGAGTGATCAAAGAGAAGTGCAAGTCACTGCAGACAAAGAGGCACCCACAGCCAAACCTAGACAGAGGGCAAGTGGCAAGGAGCCAGTTCAGCAAGAAGATCTTGCTGGGACACCGGCAGTCTCGAACAGTCACATCCAAACATCTAGTTCACATATTAGCAgcatgaacacaaacaacagacaaGCAAAGGACAACTTTGAGTTTGATCCATTTCCCATCACTGAGCTTCTTCCCAAAGACCCATGGGCAAAGCCAAAGCAGAACCAAGAAGTAGATGGCCTTTTTACTGGCAGTGTGAAAAAAGAGCAGAAAGTTGAAGATCGGGGAATGACACCTGACGATCTTGATCAAATCTTTAACCAAGAGAAACAGACGGATCCATTTGCTGATTTTAATGGCAGcgattcaaacaaacacagtgacagcaggAAAAAAGATGAAGATTCAAAGCCAGACAGTCCCGCTTTCCAAAGAAGGAATTCACAGAGACGAGTTAAACAGAATCCTCCATCCACAACTCACTCGGACAATAAGCCTTCCATGCCTCAACAACAACCCGCACCTAAAGCagaaacaaccacaacaacagcTTATCGGGCCGTGTCTGCAAGAGGTGTCAGGAATGAGCCTGTCACACCGAAGCTTCCagctgatgtgaaaacacaaggCAAATCTTATGGAGGAGAGGATCAGTTTGGGGCTGAACCTTTTACCTCTGCCTTGATTGAGTCCCTCCCTGTAGTTATGGAAGAACCGGCTTCTCAGGCAGGAGGCTTGTCTGGTGGAAAGGCGCCTTTGCGAGCGTGGGTCTTACCCTCTGACACTCAGCCTGTCAGTGCTCAGAATAGCAATGGAGGTGGGCTAGCCTTAACTCCCCGCAG GCCTCATCCTGTGAAGCCCATGAGCTCAGAGAGTCAGCAACCCATCAGCACCCCTGCTATGAAAGAGATAAAG GTGGCAGACTCAGTGGAAAGTGGCCCTTACACTCAGCTGACACAGGAGGAGTTGATCACACTGGTGGTGAGGCAGCAAGCCGACCTGTCCAGGAAGGACTCCAAGATAGTCGAGCTCGAGGAGTACATCGACAACCTGCTGGTCCGCGTCATAGATGAGAGCCCTAACATCCTGCAGTCTCTTAATTCCAAGCCAGTATAA
- the rab11fip1a gene encoding rab11 family-interacting protein 1 isoform X4 — protein sequence MSLAEQSQQWFPTSVQVTVHQARDLRAKGKNGTNDAYAIIQVAKDKFSTSVAEKSAAPVWKEEASFDLPLFHPSNSERCTLYIIVMHRAQVGLDKFLGQAVVNLLDLHDNKSRKKTDWFKLVDKSGKEDKARGEVLLDIQFMRNNMSASMFDLSMQDKPRSRISKFKDKVRGKKKDGFSDSASAIVPSVSKVLTDSEGEADAQSLNQSPGVKKKSKLKTLFAPKSNLQRNVSQSMSTLGTLPEKNSSLSGSRSSGLNVDTPEVKKKFKFLGHKRTGSSDSKVSQGPFSLLSRSKQSNSDLNNLCINGSHVYAEETESKSGSTLSLNSSGQGSVEDVRKHASDASADSFISIPVPSYEEESVDRAIMEKQRHQEEEERRQAEAKRLEEEEKYRAEAKRLQEEEERRLREEQERKRRFLEDEARRKKQREEEEEERRKQEEERRMLEAAENQRLEEERRRAEEQKRQEEASMSDRLTSLFGMIRKKEEKKEEEVQQQPKEELPTKPPRNNSGDPDEPISHRSTNPFEDIPLSSDPPVSTNKSPADNQKTSRNPQTPSAMVFLNRNAKVSAVKPRPHPVKPMSSESQQPISTPAMKEIKVADSVESGPYTQLTQEELITLVVRQQADLSRKDSKIVELEEYIDNLLVRVIDESPNILQSLNSKPV from the exons ATGTCTCTGGCCGAGCAAAGCCAGCAGTGGTTCCCTACCAGTGTCCAGGTAACGGTGCATCAGGCTCGGGACCTGCGTGCCAAGGGCAAGAATGGCACCAACGACGCTTATGCCATCATCCAGGTGGCCAAAGACAAGTTTTCTACCTCTGTCGCAGAGAAAAGTGCCGCTCCTGTGTGGAAAGAGGAGGCTTCATTTGACCTGCCGCTGTTCCACCCGAGCAACTCTGAACGCTGCACGCTGTATATCATAGTCATGCACCGTGCTCAGGTGGGGCTCGACAAGTTCTTGGGTCAGGCTGTGGTGAACTTACTGGATCTCCATGACAACAAGTCTCGCAAAAAGACAGA TTGGTTCAAGCTGGTGGACAAGAGTGGAAAAGAGGACAAGGCGCGAGGGGAGGTGCTGCTAGATATCCAATTTATGAGAAACAACATGTCAGCTAGCATGTTTGACCTTTCTATGCAGGACAAACCGCGCTCCCGCATCTCCAAGTTCAAGGACAAAGTCCGTGGAAAGAAAAAGGACGGCTTCTCTGACTCTGCTTCAGCTATTGTTCCCTCTGTCAGCAAGGTCCTCACAGACAGCGAGGGGGAGGCTGATGCACAGTCACTCAATCAGTCTCCAGGAgtgaaaaagaaatcaaaactcAAAACCCTCTTCGCCCCCAAATCAAACTTGCAGCGTAACGTGTCACAGTCCATGTCTACACTGGGGACTCTTCCGGAGAAGAACTCATCACTCAGTGGCAGCAGATCATCTGGCCTCAATGTAGACACTCCTGAAG TTAAAAAGAAATTCAAATTCCTGGGACACAAGCGAACAGGCAGCTCTGACAGCAAGGTCTCTCAGGGTCCTTTCTCCCTACTGAGTCGCTCCAAGCAGAGCAACAGTGACCTGAACAATCTGTGCATCAATGGCAGCCATGTGTACGCAGAAGAGACAGAGTCCAAGAGTGGATCTACTCTCAGTCTGAACAGCTCAGGCCAAGGATCTGTGGAGGATGTCCGCAAACACGCCTCAGACGCCTCTGCAGATTCCTTTATAAGTATACCTGTGCCCTCCTACGAGGAGGAGTCTGTAGATAGGGCAATAATGGAGAAACAGCGCCatcaagaggaggaggagagaaggcaggcaGAGGCCAAGAggctggaggaagaggagaaataCAGGGCAGAGGCAAAGAGActacaggaggaagaggagcgcAGACTCCGAGAGgaacaggagaggaagaggcgcTTCCTTGAGGATGAAgcaaggaggaagaaacagagagaggaggaagaagaagagaggagaaaacaagAGGAAGAACGCAGGATGCTGGAGGCAGCAGAAAACCAGAGGCTTGAGGAGGAACGTCGCAGAGCCGAGGAGCAGAAACGACAGGAGGAGGCCTCCATGAGCGACAGGTTGACGTCCCTGTTTGGAATGATcagaaagaaggaggagaagaaggaggaggaggtacaGCAACAACCTAAAGAGGAACTGCCCACAAAACCTCCACGCAACAACTCAGGAGATCCTGATGAACCCATCTCCCACCGCTCCACCAACCCGTTTGAAGACATTCCCCTCAGCTCAGATCCTCCAGTCAGCACTAATAAAAGCCCAGCTGATAATCAGAAAACCAGCCGTAACCCACAAACTCCCTCCGCCATGGTCTTCCTCAACCGCAATGCTAAAGTGTCTGCAGTCAAACCCAG GCCTCATCCTGTGAAGCCCATGAGCTCAGAGAGTCAGCAACCCATCAGCACCCCTGCTATGAAAGAGATAAAG GTGGCAGACTCAGTGGAAAGTGGCCCTTACACTCAGCTGACACAGGAGGAGTTGATCACACTGGTGGTGAGGCAGCAAGCCGACCTGTCCAGGAAGGACTCCAAGATAGTCGAGCTCGAGGAGTACATCGACAACCTGCTGGTCCGCGTCATAGATGAGAGCCCTAACATCCTGCAGTCTCTTAATTCCAAGCCAGTATAA
- the rab11fip1a gene encoding rab11 family-interacting protein 1 isoform X3 encodes MSLAEQSQQWFPTSVQVTVHQARDLRAKGKNGTNDAYAIIQVAKDKFSTSVAEKSAAPVWKEEASFDLPLFHPSNSERCTLYIIVMHRAQVGLDKFLGQAVVNLLDLHDNKSRKKTDWFKLVDKSGKEDKARGEVLLDIQFMRNNMSASMFDLSMQDKPRSRISKFKDKVRGKKKDGFSDSASAIVPSVSKVLTDSEGEADAQSLNQSPGVKKKSKLKTLFAPKSNLQRNVSQSMSTLGTLPEKNSSLSGSRSSGLNVDTPEVKKKFKFLGHKRTGSSDSKVSQGPFSLLSRSKQSNSDLNNLCINGSHVYAEETESKSGSTLSLNSSGQGSVEDVRKHASDASADSFISIPVPSYEEESVDRAIMEKQRHQEEEERRQAEAKRLEEEEKYRAEAKRLQEEEERRLREEQERKRRFLEDEARRKKQREEEEEERRKQEEERRMLEAAENQRLEEERRRAEEQKRQEEASMSDRLTSLFGMIRKKEEKKEEEVQQQPKEELPTKPPRNNSGDPDEPISHRSTNPFEDIPLSSDPPVSTNKSPADNQKTSRNPQTPSAMVFLNRNAKVSAVKPRPHPVKPMSSESQQPISTPAMKEIKVRDSTPGKIQVADSVESGPYTQLTQEELITLVVRQQADLSRKDSKIVELEEYIDNLLVRVIDESPNILQSLNSKPV; translated from the exons ATGTCTCTGGCCGAGCAAAGCCAGCAGTGGTTCCCTACCAGTGTCCAGGTAACGGTGCATCAGGCTCGGGACCTGCGTGCCAAGGGCAAGAATGGCACCAACGACGCTTATGCCATCATCCAGGTGGCCAAAGACAAGTTTTCTACCTCTGTCGCAGAGAAAAGTGCCGCTCCTGTGTGGAAAGAGGAGGCTTCATTTGACCTGCCGCTGTTCCACCCGAGCAACTCTGAACGCTGCACGCTGTATATCATAGTCATGCACCGTGCTCAGGTGGGGCTCGACAAGTTCTTGGGTCAGGCTGTGGTGAACTTACTGGATCTCCATGACAACAAGTCTCGCAAAAAGACAGA TTGGTTCAAGCTGGTGGACAAGAGTGGAAAAGAGGACAAGGCGCGAGGGGAGGTGCTGCTAGATATCCAATTTATGAGAAACAACATGTCAGCTAGCATGTTTGACCTTTCTATGCAGGACAAACCGCGCTCCCGCATCTCCAAGTTCAAGGACAAAGTCCGTGGAAAGAAAAAGGACGGCTTCTCTGACTCTGCTTCAGCTATTGTTCCCTCTGTCAGCAAGGTCCTCACAGACAGCGAGGGGGAGGCTGATGCACAGTCACTCAATCAGTCTCCAGGAgtgaaaaagaaatcaaaactcAAAACCCTCTTCGCCCCCAAATCAAACTTGCAGCGTAACGTGTCACAGTCCATGTCTACACTGGGGACTCTTCCGGAGAAGAACTCATCACTCAGTGGCAGCAGATCATCTGGCCTCAATGTAGACACTCCTGAAG TTAAAAAGAAATTCAAATTCCTGGGACACAAGCGAACAGGCAGCTCTGACAGCAAGGTCTCTCAGGGTCCTTTCTCCCTACTGAGTCGCTCCAAGCAGAGCAACAGTGACCTGAACAATCTGTGCATCAATGGCAGCCATGTGTACGCAGAAGAGACAGAGTCCAAGAGTGGATCTACTCTCAGTCTGAACAGCTCAGGCCAAGGATCTGTGGAGGATGTCCGCAAACACGCCTCAGACGCCTCTGCAGATTCCTTTATAAGTATACCTGTGCCCTCCTACGAGGAGGAGTCTGTAGATAGGGCAATAATGGAGAAACAGCGCCatcaagaggaggaggagagaaggcaggcaGAGGCCAAGAggctggaggaagaggagaaataCAGGGCAGAGGCAAAGAGActacaggaggaagaggagcgcAGACTCCGAGAGgaacaggagaggaagaggcgcTTCCTTGAGGATGAAgcaaggaggaagaaacagagagaggaggaagaagaagagaggagaaaacaagAGGAAGAACGCAGGATGCTGGAGGCAGCAGAAAACCAGAGGCTTGAGGAGGAACGTCGCAGAGCCGAGGAGCAGAAACGACAGGAGGAGGCCTCCATGAGCGACAGGTTGACGTCCCTGTTTGGAATGATcagaaagaaggaggagaagaaggaggaggaggtacaGCAACAACCTAAAGAGGAACTGCCCACAAAACCTCCACGCAACAACTCAGGAGATCCTGATGAACCCATCTCCCACCGCTCCACCAACCCGTTTGAAGACATTCCCCTCAGCTCAGATCCTCCAGTCAGCACTAATAAAAGCCCAGCTGATAATCAGAAAACCAGCCGTAACCCACAAACTCCCTCCGCCATGGTCTTCCTCAACCGCAATGCTAAAGTGTCTGCAGTCAAACCCAG GCCTCATCCTGTGAAGCCCATGAGCTCAGAGAGTCAGCAACCCATCAGCACCCCTGCTATGAAAGAGATAAAGGTCCGTGACAGTACACCAGGAAAGATTCAG GTGGCAGACTCAGTGGAAAGTGGCCCTTACACTCAGCTGACACAGGAGGAGTTGATCACACTGGTGGTGAGGCAGCAAGCCGACCTGTCCAGGAAGGACTCCAAGATAGTCGAGCTCGAGGAGTACATCGACAACCTGCTGGTCCGCGTCATAGATGAGAGCCCTAACATCCTGCAGTCTCTTAATTCCAAGCCAGTATAA